The following coding sequences lie in one Mesorhizobium sp. NZP2298 genomic window:
- a CDS encoding ABC transporter ATP-binding protein has protein sequence MTSAIAVDRLEVIFDRFRALKGVSLDVQPGESFGLVGESGSGKSTLLRAIADLAPVASGSITVNGKTLGARRDKAFYREVQMVFQDPYGSLHPRQTVDRLLQEPLAIHGFADGEKRIERALDEVGLGNGFRFRYAHQLSGGQRQRVAIARALILEPSILLLDEPTSALDASVQAEVLNLLEEVRRRRKLTFLMVSHDLAIITHMCERLMVMQSGEAVENLSAGDLVERRVSKDYTRNLLRASDGFVRSA, from the coding sequence ATGACATCAGCGATTGCCGTAGACAGGCTGGAGGTGATCTTCGACCGTTTTCGCGCGCTGAAGGGCGTCAGCCTCGACGTGCAGCCGGGCGAATCGTTCGGCCTGGTCGGCGAGAGCGGTTCCGGCAAATCAACGCTGCTCAGGGCGATCGCCGACCTTGCGCCGGTCGCGTCGGGCAGCATCACCGTCAATGGCAAGACGCTCGGCGCGCGGCGCGACAAGGCCTTTTACCGCGAAGTGCAGATGGTCTTCCAGGATCCGTATGGCTCGCTGCATCCGCGCCAGACCGTCGACCGCCTGCTGCAGGAGCCGCTTGCCATCCACGGCTTTGCCGACGGCGAAAAGCGCATCGAACGCGCGCTCGACGAGGTCGGCCTCGGCAACGGTTTTCGCTTCCGCTACGCGCACCAATTGTCCGGCGGCCAGCGCCAGCGCGTGGCGATCGCGCGTGCGCTCATCCTCGAGCCGTCGATCCTGCTGCTCGATGAGCCGACCTCGGCGCTCGATGCCTCGGTGCAGGCGGAAGTGCTCAACCTTCTAGAAGAGGTCCGCCGGCGGCGCAAGCTGACCTTCCTGATGGTCAGCCACGACCTCGCCATCATCACCCATATGTGCGAGCGGCTGATGGTGATGCAAAGCGGCGAGGCGGTGGAGAACCTGAGCGCGGGCGACCTTGTCGAGCGCCGTGTTTCAAAGGACTATACGCGCAACCTGCTGCGAGCCAGCGACGGGTTTGTGAGAAGCGCCTGA
- a CDS encoding ABC transporter ATP-binding protein: MSALLEVEDLRVTFPTRTGLIEAVRGVSFSLGRERLGIVGESGSGKSQTGRAIMGLTPPQARISANKLAFDGIDLLGISPRQRRALRGNRIAMILQDPKYSLDPVMSIGRQIVETLRTHERVSRAEARERALAMLEAVQIRDPKRVFDLHPHEVSGGMGQRAMIAMMLIAGPEMMIADEPTSALDVTVQLDVLGILDKLVSDRGMGLIFISHDLRLVSSFCDRVLVMYAGKVVEQLKASELGQAQHPYTRGLLNCMPKIGADRHPLPVLDRKPEWAA; the protein is encoded by the coding sequence ATGAGCGCGCTTCTTGAGGTCGAGGATCTGCGTGTCACTTTCCCAACCCGCACCGGGTTGATCGAAGCGGTGCGCGGCGTCTCCTTCTCGCTTGGCCGCGAACGGCTCGGCATCGTCGGCGAGTCCGGCTCGGGCAAGTCGCAGACTGGCCGCGCCATCATGGGACTGACGCCGCCGCAGGCCCGGATATCGGCCAACAAATTGGCCTTCGACGGCATCGACCTGCTAGGCATCTCGCCGCGCCAACGCCGGGCGTTGCGGGGCAACCGCATCGCCATGATCCTGCAGGATCCGAAATATTCGCTCGATCCGGTGATGAGCATCGGCCGGCAGATCGTCGAAACGCTGCGCACGCACGAAAGGGTTTCCAGGGCCGAGGCTCGCGAGCGGGCGCTGGCCATGCTGGAGGCGGTGCAGATCCGCGACCCCAAGCGTGTCTTCGACCTGCATCCGCATGAAGTGTCCGGCGGTATGGGCCAGCGCGCCATGATCGCCATGATGCTGATCGCCGGACCGGAAATGATGATTGCCGACGAGCCGACCTCCGCGCTCGACGTCACCGTGCAGCTCGACGTGCTAGGCATCCTCGATAAATTGGTCAGCGATCGTGGCATGGGGCTGATCTTCATCTCGCACGATCTGCGCCTGGTCTCGTCCTTCTGCGACCGCGTCCTCGTCATGTATGCCGGCAAGGTGGTCGAGCAGCTCAAGGCCTCGGAACTCGGCCAAGCCCAGCATCCCTACACGCGCGGCCTGCTGAACTGCATGCCCAAGATCGGCGCCGACCGCCACCCGCTGCCGGTGCTCGACCGCAAGCCGGAGTGGGCGGCATGA
- the nikC gene encoding nickel transporter permease has product MSTDTIQSRRDWLLSERPASRMQARLGRAYVAWRRFSANRLALVGLLIIIALLVIAALAGVLAPYSPTFGDLKNARLLAPSEQHWFGTDDLGRDILSRILYGSRWTLYVVILVAIIAAPIGLLVGTVAGYAGGWTDAVLMRITDIFLAFPKLVLALAFVAALGPGIENAVLAIAITSWPPYARIARAETLTVRNSDYIKAVQLMGASPTRIVLRHIMPLCISSLIVRVTLDMAGIILTAAGLGFLGLGAQPPLPEWGTMIASGRRFILDQWWVAGAPGFAILIVSLGFNLLGDGLRDALDPRSGDQ; this is encoded by the coding sequence ATGAGTACAGACACCATCCAGAGCCGGCGCGACTGGCTGCTCAGCGAGCGGCCGGCCTCGCGCATGCAGGCAAGGCTTGGCCGCGCCTATGTCGCGTGGCGGCGTTTTTCCGCCAACCGGCTGGCGCTCGTCGGCCTGCTGATCATCATCGCCCTGCTGGTCATCGCCGCCCTTGCCGGCGTGCTGGCGCCCTATTCGCCGACCTTCGGCGATCTGAAGAACGCGCGGCTGCTGGCGCCGAGCGAGCAGCACTGGTTCGGCACCGACGACCTCGGCCGCGATATCCTTTCACGCATCCTCTACGGTTCGCGCTGGACGCTCTATGTCGTCATCCTGGTCGCCATTATCGCGGCCCCCATCGGTCTGCTGGTCGGCACCGTCGCCGGTTACGCCGGCGGCTGGACCGATGCCGTCCTGATGCGCATCACCGACATCTTCCTCGCTTTCCCGAAGCTGGTCCTGGCGCTGGCCTTCGTGGCGGCGCTCGGCCCCGGCATCGAAAACGCGGTGCTTGCCATCGCCATCACCTCCTGGCCGCCCTATGCCCGCATCGCGCGCGCCGAAACGCTGACGGTGCGCAATTCCGATTACATCAAGGCGGTGCAATTGATGGGCGCCTCGCCCACTCGTATCGTGCTGCGCCACATCATGCCGCTCTGCATCTCCTCGCTGATCGTCCGCGTGACGCTCGACATGGCTGGTATCATCCTGACCGCCGCCGGCCTTGGCTTCCTCGGTCTCGGCGCGCAGCCGCCGCTGCCCGAATGGGGCACGATGATCGCGTCCGGCCGCCGCTTCATCCTCGACCAGTGGTGGGTGGCCGGCGCCCCGGGCTTCGCCATCCTCATCGTCAGCCTCGGCTTCAACCTGCTCGGCGACGGCCTGCGCGATGCGCTCGATCCCCGCAGTGGTGACCAATGA
- a CDS encoding ABC transporter permease: MSAVENESGRGGARAVALASSLGRFLVIAITTYLGLLAVTFFIGRVIPIDPVLAVLGDRAPANVVERTRREMGLDLPLIEQFYIYVKGALNGDFGTSVLTTNPVMTDIRRALPATTELATLGTLIGALFGVPLGVLAAVRRGSVIDQIVRVIGLIGYSVPIFWLGLLGLVLFYAKLQWVAFPARLDVVYEYTFTPITGFYLLDSAMQGQWDVFRDAFRHIILPASLLGYFSLAYISRMTRSFMLNELAQEYIVAARAKGLSETRIIWGHALRNAAVPMVTVIALSYAGLLEGSVLTETVFSWPGIGLYITNSLQNADMNAVLGGTIVIGSVFIGINLLSDLLYRVLDPRTKTG; this comes from the coding sequence ATGAGTGCGGTTGAAAACGAAAGCGGGCGCGGTGGCGCCCGCGCCGTCGCCCTTGCATCATCGCTCGGCCGTTTCCTGGTCATCGCGATAACCACCTATCTTGGTCTTCTCGCGGTGACCTTCTTCATCGGCCGCGTCATCCCGATCGATCCGGTGCTGGCGGTGCTCGGCGACCGGGCGCCGGCCAATGTCGTCGAGCGCACGCGTCGCGAGATGGGCCTCGACCTGCCGCTGATCGAGCAGTTCTACATCTATGTGAAAGGCGCGCTGAACGGCGATTTCGGCACCTCGGTGCTGACCACCAATCCGGTCATGACCGACATCCGCCGCGCGCTTCCGGCAACCACGGAACTGGCGACGCTCGGGACGCTGATCGGTGCGCTGTTCGGCGTGCCGCTTGGTGTGCTGGCCGCGGTCAGGCGCGGCAGCGTCATCGACCAAATCGTGCGCGTCATCGGGCTGATAGGCTATTCCGTGCCGATCTTCTGGCTCGGCCTGCTGGGCTTGGTACTGTTCTACGCCAAGCTGCAATGGGTGGCCTTTCCGGCACGGCTCGACGTCGTCTACGAGTACACCTTCACCCCGATCACCGGTTTCTACCTCCTCGATTCGGCGATGCAGGGTCAGTGGGATGTCTTCCGGGACGCCTTCCGGCACATCATCCTGCCTGCCTCGCTGCTCGGCTATTTCTCGCTCGCCTATATCAGCCGCATGACGCGCTCATTCATGCTCAACGAACTCGCCCAGGAATACATTGTCGCGGCGCGTGCCAAGGGCCTGTCGGAAACCCGCATCATCTGGGGCCACGCGCTGCGCAACGCCGCCGTACCGATGGTCACGGTGATCGCGCTCTCCTATGCCGGCCTGCTCGAAGGCTCGGTGCTGACGGAAACCGTCTTTTCCTGGCCGGGCATCGGCCTCTACATCACCAATTCGCTGCAGAACGCCGATATGAACGCCGTGCTTGGCGGCACCATCGTCATCGGCTCGGTGTTCATCGGCATCAATCTCTTGTCCGATCTTCTCTACCGTGTACTCGATCCGAGGACGAAGACTGGATGA
- a CDS encoding ABC transporter substrate-binding protein: MMMEKLALRSRILLAGAAMSALLLAGAPAGAVTPADTLVEGFAIDDIISMDPGEAFELSTAEVTGNTYDLLVRLDLSDTSKVKGDLAESWTVSDDGLTYTFKLKPGLKFASGNPITAADVAYSFERAVKLDKSPAFIIDQFGISGDNVTEKAKAIDDTTFQFTVDKAYAPSFVLNCLSATVASVVDAKLVKEHVAAVTPSADYKWDNDFGNAWLKTGYAGSGAYKLREWRANEAVVMERNDNYHGEKAKLARVIYRNMKESSAQRLALEAGDIDVARNLEPNDLDAIAKNADLTSTSAPKGTVYYISLNQKNPNLAKPEVRQAFKYLVDYDALSSTILKGIGEIHQTFLPKGVLGELDENPFKLDVAKAKELLAKAGLPDGFNVTMDVRTGQPTTGMAESIQQTLGQAGIKLEIIPGDGKQTLTKYRARNHDIYIGQWGQDYFDPNSNAQTFASNPDNSDEGKTKTLAWRNAWDIPDLTKETEAALLEKDSGKRADMYKDLEKKILDTSPFVVIHQQLEVAGLRKNLKGFALGPSFDTNFVGPVSKE; encoded by the coding sequence ATGATGATGGAAAAGCTTGCTCTACGATCCCGCATCTTGCTCGCGGGCGCGGCCATGTCGGCACTGCTTCTGGCCGGAGCCCCGGCTGGGGCGGTCACGCCCGCCGACACGCTGGTCGAAGGTTTTGCGATCGACGACATCATCTCCATGGATCCGGGCGAGGCGTTCGAACTGTCGACGGCCGAAGTCACCGGCAACACCTATGACCTGCTGGTCCGCCTCGACCTCAGCGACACCTCCAAGGTCAAGGGCGATCTCGCCGAAAGCTGGACCGTCTCCGACGACGGCCTGACCTATACCTTCAAGCTCAAGCCCGGCCTCAAATTCGCCTCCGGCAACCCGATCACCGCGGCCGATGTCGCCTATTCGTTCGAGCGCGCCGTCAAGCTCGACAAGAGCCCGGCCTTTATCATCGACCAGTTCGGCATCAGCGGCGACAACGTCACCGAGAAGGCCAAGGCAATCGACGACACCACCTTCCAGTTCACCGTCGACAAGGCCTATGCGCCGAGCTTCGTGCTGAACTGTCTCTCGGCAACCGTCGCTTCGGTGGTCGATGCCAAGCTCGTCAAGGAACATGTCGCGGCGGTGACGCCGAGCGCCGACTACAAATGGGACAATGATTTCGGCAATGCCTGGCTGAAGACCGGCTATGCCGGCTCCGGCGCCTACAAGCTGCGTGAATGGCGCGCCAACGAAGCTGTCGTCATGGAGCGCAACGATAATTATCACGGCGAGAAAGCCAAGCTTGCCCGTGTCATCTACCGCAACATGAAGGAAAGCTCGGCCCAGCGCCTGGCGCTTGAAGCCGGCGACATCGACGTCGCCCGCAACCTCGAGCCGAACGATCTCGACGCCATCGCCAAGAACGCCGACCTCACCTCGACCAGCGCGCCGAAGGGCACGGTCTATTACATCAGCCTGAACCAGAAGAATCCGAACCTCGCCAAGCCCGAAGTGCGCCAGGCCTTCAAATATCTGGTCGACTACGACGCGCTGAGTTCGACCATCCTCAAGGGCATCGGCGAGATCCACCAGACCTTCCTGCCCAAGGGCGTGCTTGGCGAACTGGACGAGAACCCGTTCAAGCTTGACGTCGCCAAGGCCAAGGAATTGCTGGCCAAGGCCGGCCTGCCCGACGGCTTCAACGTAACCATGGACGTGCGCACCGGTCAGCCGACGACCGGCATGGCGGAATCGATCCAGCAGACGCTCGGACAAGCCGGCATCAAGCTCGAGATCATCCCGGGTGACGGCAAGCAGACGCTGACCAAGTATCGCGCTCGCAATCACGACATCTATATCGGCCAATGGGGCCAGGACTATTTCGATCCGAACTCCAACGCCCAGACCTTTGCCTCGAATCCGGACAATTCGGATGAAGGCAAGACCAAGACGCTCGCCTGGCGCAATGCCTGGGATATTCCGGACCTGACCAAGGAGACGGAAGCGGCCCTGTTGGAGAAGGACTCAGGCAAGCGCGCCGACATGTACAAGGACCTCGAGAAGAAGATCCTCGACACCAGCCCCTTCGTCGTCATCCATCAGCAGTTGGAAGTCGCCGGCCTGCGCAAGAACCTCAAGGGCTTCGCGCTCGGCCCGAGCTTCGACACCAATTTCGTCGGGCCGGTCTCGAAGGAATAG